The window GCGCGCCATGCTCGGGCTCAAGCCGCTCTAAAAGCCGTTCTCAGCCTATCAGGCCACGCTCTCTCACCATCGCCAGCGTGTCCGCCAGCGCCATGCCGAACCGCTCGACAATGTCGTCGATCTCCGCTTCCGTGACGATCAGCGGCGGCGAGAAAGCGATGGCATCGCCGGCCATGGGCCGGATGATGAGACCATGCGCCATGGCGCGGTTGGAAAGATAGGCGCCGATGGCGTCGGATGTCTCGAACGAGGCCTTGGTGGCCTTGTCGCGCACCAGTTCGATGGCCGCGATCAGGCCGATGCCTCGCACCTCGCCGACCAGAGGATGCGAGGCGAATTCGCGCAGGCGCTTCTGCATGTGGGCGCCAACGGTGCCGACCCGCGCGACGATGTCGTCCTGTTCATAGATGCGCAGCGTCTCCAGCGCGACCGCTGCGGCAACCGGATGGCCGGAATAGGTGAAACCGTGGCCGAAAGTGCCGAGCTTCTCGGACTCCCGCACCATGGCCTGGTAGATCGGTTCGCTGATCATCAGCGCCGACAGCGGCTGGTAGGCGGCCGTCACGCCCTTGGCCATGGTTATCATGTCGGGACGCAGGCCGAAGGTAGTCGATCCGAACATGGCGCCCGTGCGGCCGAAGCCGCAGATGACTTCATCGGCGATGAGCAGCACGTCGTGGCGCTTCAGCACCGCCTGGATCTTCTCCCAGTAACCTTGCGGCGGCACGATCACTCCACCCGATCCCTGCAGCGGTTCGGCAATGAACCCACCAACCGTCTCGGGACCTTCGGCGAGGATGCGCTGCTCCAGCGATTCGGCCAGGCGCGTCGAGAAAGCCTCTTCGCTCTCTCCCTCCTCCGCGAAGCGATAGTGATGCGGGCATTCGACGTGGATGATGCCGGCAAGCGGCAGGTCGAAATCGCGGTGGGCGTAAGGCAGGCCGGTCATGCTGGCCGCCAGTGCGGTCACGCCATGATAGGCCTTGAGGCGTGAAATGATCTTCTTCTTCTGCGGACGGCCAAGGGCGTTGTTATAGTACCAGACGAGCTTGGCCGCGGTATCGTTGGCCTCCGATCCCGAATTCGCGAAGAACACTTTCGACATCGGTACGGGCGCCATGGCGAGCAGCTTCTCGGCCAGCGCTATGCCCGGCTCGTGTCCCTTGTGGTGGAATTGATGATAGAAGGGCAGCCGCTTCATCTCCGCATAGGCCGCCTCGACCAGGCGGCTTTCGGAGAAGCCGAGCGAGGCGCACCACAGGCCGGCCATGGCCTCGACATAACGACGTCCTGCGTCATCATAGACATGCACGCCTTCGCCGCGCGTAATGACCATCGGCCCCACGGTCTCATGCGCCTTGAGGTTGGTGAACGGATGCAGGACGCTCGCCACGTCCCGAGCCGCATTCGAATTGCTTCCGATTGTCATTGGACCCTCATGTTTCGCAGGATTGGAATTACCGGTGAGAGGAGAGCGGGGCCGCTTTGGCCAGCCGCGCCACATCCGCATGGGTGGCGAACCAGACGCCGGGCCGGGAGCGCATGTGCTCGATCAGGGCCTCGAGAACCCATATTCGCGAGCGATAGCCGATGATGAAGGGGTGCATCACGAGCTGGAACAGCCCTCCTTCCTCATAGGCGGCGTCGAACTCGCGGCGGAAAATCTCCAGCACCTCGGCGGGCGTGGTATAGGGCCGCGTCGCGGGATTGCGGGAAAACGACAGATAAACGGCATCGTCGCGCAGCCATTCGACCGGCACTTCGATGACGCCGGAAGGCTCCCCGTCCAACAGAAGCTCGTAGCAATCCTCGTCGGCCATCATGGACGAGTCGTAGAGCAGGCCCATCTCGCGCAAGACGGCAATCGTATAAGGGCTCAGGTCCCATTGCGCGGCGCGATGCCCGACGGGTTCCGTTCCCGACAGCGTTGCCAGCGTGTCGCGGGCCCGCATCAGCAGCGAACGCTCCTCGTCGCGTGTCAGGAGCGAGGTGTTTTCGTGGATCCAGCCGTGAATGCCGATCTCGTGGCCGTTGTCGGCAATGTTGCGCGTCTCGGCCGGATCGATGAGTGCCGTCACCGCCGGCACGAAGAACGTCGCCGGCACGCCATGCCGTTTGAGGACGCGCAATATGCGCGGCACGCCGACCCGCCGCCCGAATTCCCCCCATGCGAGGCGGCCGACCGTGCTTGCGCCGCTGCCGAATTCGGCGGTCTCGTGGTCGCAGTCGAAGGAAAGCGCGACGGCACAGCGCGCGCCGTCCTTCCAGGCTGCGGGCCTGAGCGCAGGGCCGGCACGCACGCGTTGCAGAAGGCTGCGCCAGTGCTCCTCCGGCCAGGCGTGTGGCGGCACAGCGCCATGATCGGACGGCTTGCTCATGTCGCCACCTTGCACAGGACCGCCTGATCGGGGGCGGTCTGGACCCGAATGAAGCCCGCAAGCGCGGCATCCAGTTCGCTGTCACCCGTGTCGACGAACAGGCATCCGTCTTCGAGCGCCAGAATCTTGGCAAGGCTGGATACCACCGTGACGCGGTCGCGGCCGGCACGGCGGATCACCTCGGGGCTGATCTGCTGGTTGCCGCGGCCGAACAGGAAGCCCTGGCCGCCAATGACGCCCGCAACGATGCGCGTCGGCATGCCTTCGGTCAGGGAAAGTATGGCGCCTTCGCCAAGATCGCTGCCGACCAGACGGCCATCGGCGACAGCATCGACGCCAAGCAACGTCCCGTCGATGCCGGCGTGGCGCAGTATCCTCTGCGTCGTCGTGCCGGGACCGAAAATGTGGACGCATCCCGGCTCCAGCGTCGCGGCGATAGCGCGGCAGAGAGCGTCGAGCGCCGCTTCGTCGTCCACGTGAGCGCCGGCCTTGGCATGCTGGACGCGGGCGCGTTCATAAGGCACCTGCGCGTAGCCGTAGAGGCGGGCTGAAACGCGATCCTCACGGTCACCATCGAGGTCCATGACCTCGGCCCGGCGCAGCCGCCGCTGTTCCCTGTCGGCGGTCAGGAACCGTCTCGTGACTTCGCCGGCATTTTCAGGCGTGGTGGCGAACACGGCTGAATGCATCTTCACGCCGGTCGGCACGCCGAGCATGGGGGTCCGGTCGCCGACCACCTCGAATATATCGCGCGCGGTCCCGTCGCCACCTGCAAACAGGATGAGATCGACACCGGAGGCAACCATCGCGGCGGCGGCGGTGCGCGTGTCCTCGGCAACCGAACGCGGTGCGGCCCCGACGGGGACCGCTTCCATCCCGAGATCACCTGCTACCGTTTCGCCGAGGTCGCCGACCCCGGTTATCAGCCTGACATTTCCGAGCGCACCCATGCGCGCCAGTGCCCGGCGCGCGCGCATTCCGGCAATCGGCACAGCGCCCCGGCGGCGCGCCTCTGCGAGCGTCGCGGCGCCGTCGGTGCCCTTCAACCCCACCTTCCCGCCCATTCCGGCAATGGGATTGACGATGAGGCCCAGGCGAAGCTCCGTTTGAGCATTGGGCACAGGTCTGTCCAGCCCTCTCGTCCGATCAACCACCACACACACGGCCAAGGGCCACGTCACGCTTTCTATTTACACCATTTTGTTCGCTATGCTAACACTTGTTCGAGAATTTTGGGTCGGCTGGAAGCACCTTCCGCGACCCTGACCCCTCGCATCGGCCACTCGATCGGTCGAATGTGTACGCACCATACAATCGCTGTCCACAATGCGAACGGATCTGGACACAGCAAACAGAAAGAATGGCTATGATCGACTTCTACGGGATGGCAAGCCCGAACGTGACCAAGGTGACCATTGCCCTGGAAGAGATCGGCGAACCCTACAATCTGCATCCGACCGACATCTGGAAGGGTACCCAGTTCACGCCGGAATTCAAACGGCTGAACCCCAACAGCAAGGTGCCGATCATCATCGACCGACGGGTGCCCGACGCGGAGCCTATCGTTGTGTTCGAATCGGGAGCGATCCTCCTCTATCTAGCCGAACTGTCGGGGCAATTGCTGCCCACCGACCCTGTCGGCCGCACCACCACTATCCAATGGATGATGATCCAGATGACTGGCATCGGCCCGATGTTCGGTCAGTACGTGCATTTCTCGCAATACGCGCCGAAGGACAATCACTACAGTCTCGTGCGCTATCACAACGAGGTGCTCAAGCACTACGAACTCCTCGACCGTCGCCTTGGCGAGGTCGCCTATCTCGCGGGCGACGACTATTCCATCGCCGACATCGCAACTCTTCCATGGGTCCTCAACCGCTGGACGAACCCGGAGGACCTGCATCCCGGCAAGCCCGATCCCTATCCGAATGTCGCGCGATGGGCCAGGGAACTGAAGGAGCGCCCTGCCGTCATCCGCGCGCTCGCCATCACCGATCGGTTGAGGAACGAATTGACCCGCGGACTTGAAGCAAGCCCCGACGAACAGGACCGCGTCTTCAACCGAGGCAGGTTCTCGAGGATTTAGAGCCCGGCGCGGGCGAACCGTCGGGGTTGAAGAATCAGGAGACCACAATTGCCGATCCCAGCACTTTTTACCCCTCTCACGATCGCCGGGCTCACCCTGCGCAACCGCATCGTCCTGTCGCCGATGTGCCAGTATTATGCCGTCGACGGCGCGGTGACCGAATGGCACCTGGCCCATCATGCGCGATATGCGCTCGGCGGGCTCGGCGCAGCGCTGGTCGAGGCGACGGGGGTGACGCCCGAGGGGCGGACGACGCATGGCTGCACCGGGCTTTATTCGGACGACCAGATTCCCGGATTCGCGGAAATCGCGGCGCTCTATCGCCGGCACGGTACTTCGCCGGGTATCCAGCTCACCCATTCAGGCCGCAAGGCAAGTGCCGCCCGCCCGTGGGACGGCGCCGCTCCGCTTGAGCGCGATGGCCCCGAACCCGGCTGGGAAACGATCGCGCCAAGCGCCATTCCGGTTCGCGACGGCTGGCCCACGCCGCGCGCAATGACTTTGGCGGACATCGATCGGACGGTTCTGGATTTCCAGACCGCCGCCAGGCGCGCGCTCGCGGCCGGTTTCGACTTTGTCGAACTCCACGGCGCGCACGGCTATCTGCTTCACTCGTTCCTGTCGCCGATTTCCAACAAACGCACCGACGAGTTCGGCGGCACGCTGGCCAACCGCATGCGCTTTCCGATCATGGTGTCGCGCGCCATCCGCGAGATCTGGCCATCGGACAAGCCGCTGTTCTACCGCACCTCCGCCGTGGACAATGTGGACGGAGGTCTTTCGATCGACGATACGGTCATCTTCGCCAGGGCGCTCTCCGAGGCGGGGGTCGATGTCATGGACTGCTCGGCAGGCGGCATTGCGGGACCCATTGCTCTTGCCAAACAGACGGAGCACTATGCAGGTTTCCAGGTGCCCTATGCGGAGGCGGTGCGCGCGGGCAGCCCGATGAAGACGATGGCGGTCGGACTGATCGTGGAGCCCCGGATGGCGGAACGGATCGTCGCCAGCGGGCAGGCCGATCTCGTGGCGTTGGCGCGGGAGCTGATCGCCGATCCGAACTGGGCCTATCGCGCCGCGCGCGAACTCGGCCTCGACGATCCGCACGCCGTCCTGCCTCCGTCATACGCATTCTATCTGCGCCGCCGTCCCGTTCTCACGCCGGGCGTCGCGCCCGGTGCCGGCGCATGAGCCTGTTTTCCATCCATCTCGGCTACGTATTGGGTGCGCTGCCGTTCCCGGATCGATTCGCGCGGGCGCGCGAGCTTGGCTTCAGGGCCGTGGAGATCCCCTTCCCCTATCAGATACCGGCCGGCGACTATGCGGCCCTGCTCACGCAATACGATCTCCGGCAGATATCGATCGGTGCGCCGACCGGCGATTATCGCAAGGGTGAGACCGGGTTCGCCGTCGATCCGGCTTTGCGGGAGGCTTTCGTGCGGTCGCTGGAGCAGGCCGCCGCCTATGCCGAGCGCATAGGATGTCCGGCGATCCACATCTTCTCCGGCTGCGCAAACCCGGACCTGCCCGCCGCCCTGACGGAGGAAACCTACTGCGAGAATCTCTCCATGGCGGCGGATTTCCTGTCGCGCCGCGGCATCGCCACACTGGTCGAGCCGATCAATTCCTCGGACTTTCCCGGCTACTATCTCGATTCGTTTCAGGAAACCCTGCGGCTGATGGCGAAGATCGGGTCGCCGGACATCCGCATCATCTTCGACATCTATCACACCTGCATGATGGGCGAGGATCCGGCGGCCTTGCTTGTCGCCACGCACGGGCAGGTGCAGCACGTCCAGTTTGCCGACTATCCCGGCCGGCATGAGCCGGGCAGCGGCACGCTCGACATTGCGGCAATCGTGGATGTCTTGACCAAAGTCGGCTACGCGGGAAGTGCCGGTCTGGAATACATACCGACCCGCCCGGTTGCCGAGCCGCTGGCATTGCCGCCTGCGCTTGCCGGATATGCCGGGCTGGACGGCAGCATGTCCTGATCGCCGGAACGGCGAGAAAACGACATCTTCCGCACGAGCCGACCCTGCCGCGTCGGCAGGTGTCCGATGTCAGGCGGCTTCCCGCTCTCCCCGCACCGCCGGCATATTGTCCAGCTCGGCCATCAGCCGGAGGATCTTTTCGAGGCGCGCTTCGCCTTCCTTGCCAAGCTCGCGGAATGTCGTCAGCGGCGCACGGACGTCGCCGACAGGGTAGCCTGCCGCGCGCGCGAGCGCCTTCGAATAGCACTGATGGCCATAACGCGGATGGCCTTCCATGATGATGTGGTCGATCTTGTTGATGACGTTCTGGATCCGCTTGGATTCCTCGAAGCGGCCCTCCAGCAGCAGGTCCCAGATGCGCGACGAGGCTCGCGGAATGTAGTTACCGTAAGGATTGACGTAGCCAACCGCGCCCAGCCGATACGACTCGACGATGCGCTCGCCGGCAAATACGTTCATGACGCCCTGGGTTTCTTCGATGATGTCGAAGACACGCGCCACGTCCATGCTCGCTTCCTTGATATAGCGCACGTTCTCGAACGCGCGCGTCATGCGGGCGACCAGCTTGGCCGACATGTCGACATTCGACGTGAACGGGTTGTTGTAGAGCATGATCGGAAGCGAAACCGCTTCGCTGATCGCCCGGTAATAGTTGAATATCTCGTCTTCCGTCGGCGTGTAGTAATAGGGAGGCACGATCATCAGGCCGTCGGCGCCGAGTTCCTCCGCTTCGCGGCTGTAGCGGACGGCCCGCGGCGTATAGGTGTTCATCGTGCCGATCAGCACCTTCATGCGCCCGTTGACATGCTTGACGGTGGTCTCCACGAGCAAACGGCGCTCCTCGTCGTCCAGCGTCAGGAACTCGCCGGTGGAGCCGAGCATGATGATTCCGGGCACGCCCACCTCGACCTGCCAATCGAGGAAGTTCTTCAGGCCGGGCACGTCGATGCCCGAGCCGTCCTCGGTGAAAGGAGTTACCGCTACGGTGTAGCTACCGCGAAAATCCGATGTCATTTTGCCTCATCTCCTGTGCTGCGGTGGTGCAGGGCGCGTCAGGCGAGCTTGATTTTTGGACGCTATGCGAACATTAGTTATGATATCGTACAAAATTACGCCAGATATTTTTTTTCTTTTGAACTGGAAAGCACCATGAAGACCGACATCCTGATCGTGGGCGGCGGCATAACGGGCTGCGCCCTGGCATATTTTCTCGCCAAGGCCGGCGCGCGGACAATCCTTGTGGAACAGCACGAGCTGAACACGCAGGCTTCCGGCAGCAACGCCGGAAGTATACACGCCCAGCTGGATCACAACATATTCATGGAAGGCCGGGAGAAAGAGGTATCATCAATCACTCCCATTGTCACATTGCTGATGGAAGCCATCTCATTCTGGAAAGCCGTCGAGAAGGAGCTGGAGGAGGATTTCGAGCTGGAGACTATCGGCGGCCTGCTGGTGACCGACCGGCCCGAACAGATGCGCACCATCGAGAAGAAAGTCGCCCATGAGCGCAGGCTCGGTCTCGAGATCGACCTGCTGTCGGAGAGCGATGTGCGCCGCGTGGCGCCCTATGTTTCGGAAAAGATGATAGGCGGTGCGCTTTGTCCCATCGAAGGCGAAGCCAACGCGCTGGTGGTGGCCCCTGCCTTCGCTCGTGCCGCAACCGGTCTTGGCGCTGTGCTGATGACCCGCACCAGGCTGCTCGCCCTGTCGAAATCCGGCAGCGGTTTCGTCGCGGAGACCAGCCGTGGCCGCATCGAGGCGGATCGCGTGGTGAATTGCGCCGGTGCCGACGGCGGTGCCGTCGGACGGATGATCGGCGTCGACCTGCCCATTTTCGGAGAGCCCATACAGGTGAGCGTGACGGAGCCGGCCGCGCCGCTCATCCGTCATCTTGTCTACTATGCGGCCGGCAGGCTCACGCTGAAACAGAGCAAGCGCGGCGCATTGATCATCGGCGGCGGCTGGCCTGCCCGGTCCGATGCCGAGGGACGGCTGGCGCTTCGATCGGAGTCGCTGCGTGACAACCTCGCAATATGCCGCCGCGTGGTGCCTAAAACGGGAAGCGTCCGCGTGATCCGGTCATGGCCCGCCATCGTCAACGATACGGCGGACACGCTTCCTATCATAGGCGAGATCGCCGCCATGCCGGGTTACTTCGTCGCCTCGTTTCCGCGAATGGGCTTCACAGGCGGGCCGATCACAGCCAGGGCGATGGCCGACACGCTCCTCGGCCAGCCGCTAAATGTCGATCTCGCGCCGTTTTCACCGGCCCGGTTCAATTAGGGTCAACGTGGTTTCGCCTGCGCGAGAATGGCCCGCGACGATGCCATGGCGAGCACGGCCCGCTCCTTCGGGGAAAGGTGAGCGTAGGCCTCGCATGGCGCCTCCACGCTGATCGCAAGGTCCGGCGGCAGCGCGTCCAGAAACTCCACGAGCGGCAGCACGCCTTCGCCCGGCAGGCGGCGGTCGGTCCGCGATTCGCGGAGCAACTGTTCCTCCGTGAAGAATTGGGCCGGCTGCATCGAGGCGGCGTCGCAGAGTTGCGCATAGCCTATGTCGCTCGGAGCGATCTGCCGCAGTTCCTCCAGCGTCCCGCCCGAGCGGAAGAGATGCAGGGCGTCCACGCACATCCCCCCTTGAGCGCGCCCTGCCCGCTTCAGCCAGCGGTCGGCCTGAAGTATATCGCGAAGCGGGCGGTAGGAGATGAACTCCAGCGTCGGGCGGAGTCCGAGCGGCGCAGCAAGATCGCACAATCTGGCATATTTGTCGCACACGCGCGCCTCGTCTGTGTCGTTCCCGGTCACCAGGACGAATGTGGCGCCAAGTTCGGCGCCCGTCTCCAGCGCGGGC is drawn from Rhizobiaceae bacterium and contains these coding sequences:
- a CDS encoding aspartate aminotransferase family protein, producing MTIGSNSNAARDVASVLHPFTNLKAHETVGPMVITRGEGVHVYDDAGRRYVEAMAGLWCASLGFSESRLVEAAYAEMKRLPFYHQFHHKGHEPGIALAEKLLAMAPVPMSKVFFANSGSEANDTAAKLVWYYNNALGRPQKKKIISRLKAYHGVTALAASMTGLPYAHRDFDLPLAGIIHVECPHHYRFAEEGESEEAFSTRLAESLEQRILAEGPETVGGFIAEPLQGSGGVIVPPQGYWEKIQAVLKRHDVLLIADEVICGFGRTGAMFGSTTFGLRPDMITMAKGVTAAYQPLSALMISEPIYQAMVRESEKLGTFGHGFTYSGHPVAAAVALETLRIYEQDDIVARVGTVGAHMQKRLREFASHPLVGEVRGIGLIAAIELVRDKATKASFETSDAIGAYLSNRAMAHGLIIRPMAGDAIAFSPPLIVTEAEIDDIVERFGMALADTLAMVRERGLIG
- a CDS encoding dihydrodipicolinate synthase family protein: MTSDFRGSYTVAVTPFTEDGSGIDVPGLKNFLDWQVEVGVPGIIMLGSTGEFLTLDDEERRLLVETTVKHVNGRMKVLIGTMNTYTPRAVRYSREAEELGADGLMIVPPYYYTPTEDEIFNYYRAISEAVSLPIMLYNNPFTSNVDMSAKLVARMTRAFENVRYIKEASMDVARVFDIIEETQGVMNVFAGERIVESYRLGAVGYVNPYGNYIPRASSRIWDLLLEGRFEESKRIQNVINKIDHIIMEGHPRYGHQCYSKALARAAGYPVGDVRAPLTTFRELGKEGEARLEKILRLMAELDNMPAVRGEREAA
- a CDS encoding NADH:flavin oxidoreductase/NADH oxidase — protein: MPIPALFTPLTIAGLTLRNRIVLSPMCQYYAVDGAVTEWHLAHHARYALGGLGAALVEATGVTPEGRTTHGCTGLYSDDQIPGFAEIAALYRRHGTSPGIQLTHSGRKASAARPWDGAAPLERDGPEPGWETIAPSAIPVRDGWPTPRAMTLADIDRTVLDFQTAARRALAAGFDFVELHGAHGYLLHSFLSPISNKRTDEFGGTLANRMRFPIMVSRAIREIWPSDKPLFYRTSAVDNVDGGLSIDDTVIFARALSEAGVDVMDCSAGGIAGPIALAKQTEHYAGFQVPYAEAVRAGSPMKTMAVGLIVEPRMAERIVASGQADLVALARELIADPNWAYRAARELGLDDPHAVLPPSYAFYLRRRPVLTPGVAPGAGA
- a CDS encoding polysaccharide deacetylase → MSKPSDHGAVPPHAWPEEHWRSLLQRVRAGPALRPAAWKDGARCAVALSFDCDHETAEFGSGASTVGRLAWGEFGRRVGVPRILRVLKRHGVPATFFVPAVTALIDPAETRNIADNGHEIGIHGWIHENTSLLTRDEERSLLMRARDTLATLSGTEPVGHRAAQWDLSPYTIAVLREMGLLYDSSMMADEDCYELLLDGEPSGVIEVPVEWLRDDAVYLSFSRNPATRPYTTPAEVLEIFRREFDAAYEEGGLFQLVMHPFIIGYRSRIWVLEALIEHMRSRPGVWFATHADVARLAKAAPLSSHR
- a CDS encoding TIM barrel protein, giving the protein MSLFSIHLGYVLGALPFPDRFARARELGFRAVEIPFPYQIPAGDYAALLTQYDLRQISIGAPTGDYRKGETGFAVDPALREAFVRSLEQAAAYAERIGCPAIHIFSGCANPDLPAALTEETYCENLSMAADFLSRRGIATLVEPINSSDFPGYYLDSFQETLRLMAKIGSPDIRIIFDIYHTCMMGEDPAALLVATHGQVQHVQFADYPGRHEPGSGTLDIAAIVDVLTKVGYAGSAGLEYIPTRPVAEPLALPPALAGYAGLDGSMS
- a CDS encoding glutathione S-transferase N-terminal domain-containing protein, which codes for MAMIDFYGMASPNVTKVTIALEEIGEPYNLHPTDIWKGTQFTPEFKRLNPNSKVPIIIDRRVPDAEPIVVFESGAILLYLAELSGQLLPTDPVGRTTTIQWMMIQMTGIGPMFGQYVHFSQYAPKDNHYSLVRYHNEVLKHYELLDRRLGEVAYLAGDDYSIADIATLPWVLNRWTNPEDLHPGKPDPYPNVARWARELKERPAVIRALAITDRLRNELTRGLEASPDEQDRVFNRGRFSRI
- a CDS encoding FAD-binding oxidoreductase encodes the protein MKTDILIVGGGITGCALAYFLAKAGARTILVEQHELNTQASGSNAGSIHAQLDHNIFMEGREKEVSSITPIVTLLMEAISFWKAVEKELEEDFELETIGGLLVTDRPEQMRTIEKKVAHERRLGLEIDLLSESDVRRVAPYVSEKMIGGALCPIEGEANALVVAPAFARAATGLGAVLMTRTRLLALSKSGSGFVAETSRGRIEADRVVNCAGADGGAVGRMIGVDLPIFGEPIQVSVTEPAAPLIRHLVYYAAGRLTLKQSKRGALIIGGGWPARSDAEGRLALRSESLRDNLAICRRVVPKTGSVRVIRSWPAIVNDTADTLPIIGEIAAMPGYFVASFPRMGFTGGPITARAMADTLLGQPLNVDLAPFSPARFN
- a CDS encoding ATP-NAD kinase family protein; amino-acid sequence: MPNAQTELRLGLIVNPIAGMGGKVGLKGTDGAATLAEARRRGAVPIAGMRARRALARMGALGNVRLITGVGDLGETVAGDLGMEAVPVGAAPRSVAEDTRTAAAAMVASGVDLILFAGGDGTARDIFEVVGDRTPMLGVPTGVKMHSAVFATTPENAGEVTRRFLTADREQRRLRRAEVMDLDGDREDRVSARLYGYAQVPYERARVQHAKAGAHVDDEAALDALCRAIAATLEPGCVHIFGPGTTTQRILRHAGIDGTLLGVDAVADGRLVGSDLGEGAILSLTEGMPTRIVAGVIGGQGFLFGRGNQQISPEVIRRAGRDRVTVVSSLAKILALEDGCLFVDTGDSELDAALAGFIRVQTAPDQAVLCKVAT
- a CDS encoding sugar phosphate isomerase/epimerase, translated to MPILSLANLMMPEVDPLQQIDVAAEAGFDAVGLCINPPDRLGASLVRDPALRRRVKDHLADRRITVLDIEVFPLTPEIDPAAFVPALETGAELGATFVLVTGNDTDEARVCDKYARLCDLAAPLGLRPTLEFISYRPLRDILQADRWLKRAGRAQGGMCVDALHLFRSGGTLEELRQIAPSDIGYAQLCDAASMQPAQFFTEEQLLRESRTDRRLPGEGVLPLVEFLDALPPDLAISVEAPCEAYAHLSPKERAVLAMASSRAILAQAKPR